GAGTTGTTGATCGTACTTCCGGATTCATCGCGTTCAACCGATTGCTTCGACAATCGCTGAGTTAGCAGGTCTAGCAAGCGAGCTTGATTTCTCTCTGCTTGTTCCTGCATGGTGATCAAGGTGGTACGCAGGTTGACGACTTCAGTTTCGAGAGCTGCAACCTTAGCCTCCATCTTCTTCGCCGGTGGCATCTGTTGTCAAAACACCGACGATGAACACTGGTATCCGTCTCGGAAGATCCGGTAGGTCGGACCAATTTGATGGGAACCAATGCAACAGAGAAAGGAAAAGGGAATAATGGGAGAAAATTGCTTAATGGAATTATGTGAAAGGAAGATGATTACAGTAGTATCACTACTACTCCAGAGCTAGGCTCCTATAGAGAAAGCATAACTTCTCTATTCTCTctaacaaaagcaatactcaCAGATGTCTCCCTCATGCTAACAGAATTCCCTTTATACACATACCCCCCCTGATTCCCGTAACTAACTCATCCTAGCACTCCTTTCTCACACTGCCAGCTCACTCTTCTTCTGGATTCTTCCTATTCTTTCCTCTCCTCACATACACACACCATACCTTGGGCCTTGGGTTAGTTGTTTCAGCCCATTCTCTATTTGGGGATCTATCAGACACTGTAACTGATGTTATAACTACAAGTGCTTTTGTTGAGTGCTTTCATACACTAACATTTAGGTTTACTTAACATTGTGAATGGTGTGTTAAACTGCAGCCGATGCTACTGATCTTGCTCACAACATAAAATACACTTCCATGACCAACTCAACTTCTAATTTGGTATGGTATTTGTTTTTGGAGAGAATTTCATAACAATCATCTAATCAATGGTCTGCAGGTTTTGGAAGCATTGGAATCGCTTAAGAAGAAAAGCGATGCACAACCAGAAGAAATACTTCCAATTGAGAAACTGATTGGAGAGGCATACTCGGTAATTGACAAGGCAATAAGAGTAGGCACGCTGCACAGGAACACGGGAGGACATCGAAAGTCTAGGCTTGCCAGAAGAAAGAAGGTCGTGGAGATCCACCATGGCTGGTATACCCCAGTTTCTGATGGCAGTGTCTGAAACAATCCCCTCACTAGTTCACATGGATTCAAATGAGGTGCTAGTGAAGACTTATGCAGATTATTTTCACTCTGTTCAAACATTGTATTTGGTCTTTTTTGGTGTTGGTTCAAATTAGTGTACTGTTCAATGTATACTATCATCATGTAGAGTGTTTGATTTAAACTGCGTCTTCGCAATTAGTCTTCACTGTACTTTTTCCTCATTGTGGTATATTGTGATGCCTCCATAAGTCACTAGCAGCTGTCTGTACCCGTTTAATATTTGCAACAGTTTCTTGAGCTTGAGAATTTGCTGTTTAAGATTTCTCATTTCTTTACCTATAGCACCATAGCGAATAAGACAAGTTTTTTAGCAGAGTAAAGATAATCAACAAAGGAAATTTACATACTCTTACAAATATTGGCATATAAGACATAATATAAGATTTCTCATAAAAAGACCTACTCTCTAAAAGTAGTTACACCATGATAATCCTTACAAAGTACATAGGAGTGATTTCATGAACAACAAAATCAacatagttttttttgtttttgattatATTCGAGGCCCAAGCCCAAAGTCCAGGGGCTAACCCCACATAAACAATATTACACAAATCAAACATgtaatggtaaaaaaaaaaaagctatagCATTACCCTCTCGAGAGATATGCTCAAAACAAACAACCCAGACTCTAGTCGAAAAGTACCGAAGTAATACTAATTAATGAAGAGTTATGGTGAAAATCAGGAATAATATTACCTAACAACTTGAGAGTTTGCAAACCTAACAGGTGTCGTCACAATGGTAAAAAGTGAATGATTGAACGCCTAAACTGAGTTCAATTACTACGAGCCGCAATTTTAGGTAAACTTTCGACCTTCATCACACTCAGgggttagaaaaaaaaaacttgagtcTACAAAGAGTCAAAAGTAGTAACAACATTAAGAAACTAGAAGCCCAACAGACAAGCATGCCAAATAGCAAACATGTCATGTTGAAGGATTTCAGAGACCCCACCATTGCCCCCAAAACCCTTCTCCCACGCCACCCAACCATGAGCCAAAGAAACCACCCCATGACCATGAGTACAGAAAGCTAACGTGCAATCTGCAACAACGTTGCTCACAGAGCAAAAGATAGAGCTACTATGTTGGGGGTGATAGAAAAACTAGTCTCACGACGACAACTCTTCCTGAGAACAAAAGCCTATAACCTCAACCAATCTCTGAAAGCAAGAGACATAGCAGCAGTTTCGTGCTCATGGCTGACACTTCCCTCCAAAATCAAGGTCCTTTCTCTAGctgattcctcttcttcttcctccatctCCAATCCTGCTTCTCTGAGTTTCTGCAGAAACATTTCTCATACTGTCTTCTCACAAAGTACAattcctctctctttctctcttcatgCCCTTTTGATGGTGTTTATCTTGTCTTCCATATTTTCAGCTGAGGATGTAAACAAACActaaaagatttgattttgcTGTAGTATTCAATTGTGGGTATGTGTGTGTTGAGTTTTGTTGCAGGTAGCATGTCATTGAGCTCGGTTGGCGTGGCAGCGTCAAAGGAGAAGGTAGATTCTGTTGTGAAGAGAGGTCGCCAGGCCAAGAATCGCCGCAATAACAACAGAGCCCGCAAATCATTGATAAAAACTCGCACCAAAAAGGTACATTTTTCACAATTCTCTTCCAATACCTTAGAGTGGAAGACATGATTGTTCTAATTTCTTCCATTGTTGTAGCATTCAAGGTGAAGTACTATAGCATAATGCAAGCTTTGTCTAGTTATAATAAGACTCATTGGTTAATTAGTGGGTGAGTTAGTGAGTGAGGcatgttgcctataaatagagagtGGCTGAGTATCACCAATTACTCAGCAACCTTTTACTTGTCACACTGTAAATGATGTTATGATTGCAAGTGCTTCTGTTGAGTGCTCATGATCTTGCTCACAATATAAAATACTCTTGCAAGGCCAACTCAGTTTCTAGTTTGGTATGGTATTTGTTTTCGGATAGAATTTCATGACAGTCATCTAATCAATGGTCTTGCAGGCTTTGGAAGCTTTGGAATCGCTTAAGAATAAAAAAGATGCACAACCAGAAGAAATCCTTCCAATTGAGAAACTAATTAGAGAGGCTTACTCGGTAATCGATAAGGCAGTGAGAGTGGGCACAATGCACAGGAACACGGGAGAACGTCGAAAGTCTAGGCTTGCCAGAAGTAAGAAGCTTGTGGAGATCCACCATGGCTGGTATACCCCAGGTTCTGAAGGCAGTGTCTGAAGCAATCCCCTTCACTAGTTCACATGGATTAAAAATGAGGTGCTACTGAAGACTTATGCAGATTATTTTCACTTTGTTCAAACATTGTATTTGGTCTTTTTTGGTGTTGGTTCAAATTAGTATACTGTTCAATGTAATCATCATGTTGAGCCTTTGTTTTAAACTGCATCTTCACTGTACTTTTTCCTCATTGTGGTATATAACTTGATCCTTGTTCTCATGATTGCAGTTGCAGGCATAAGTCACTAGCAACTGTCTCTAACCGCTTAATAGTTGCAACACTTTCTTGAGCTTGAGAATTTGCTGGTTAAGATTTCTAATTTCTTCACCTATAGCGCCATAGCGAATAAGGCAAGTTTTTCTCTGAGGATAATGCTAGTAGAGTAAAGATAATCAACATAGTAAATTTACATGCTCTTACAAATATTGGCATATAAGTCATTGGGTAATATAATTGAACCCTAACTGTTCTTTTtccaagtatttttttttacctcAATTTTGGCTCTCAGAACTGCTACACCTTCCATTGAAAACCTCAAGCTAGCAGAGAAAAATGGTCCTTATGTTCTGTGATTGGGCCTCCTTAGTATCCACTGGCCTTTTCAAAACTGCTAACATGTTTGACACTGTCAAGATTGGTGTATAATTGTTTATTATTTACTTATTATTTACCTTAGTTTACATATTCAACCAAACAAATTTTAAAGAACTGCTTGGTTGACAGTGTAacgtttttttttacatattccTTTCTTAAGCCATCTAAAACAGCTGTAACATGTGCAACTTCAGTCACATGTGATCAAGCAGCAACTAGAGCATCAACAATCTTCTTGATTTGCAGAAGATATCCAGGTGTTGGGACATCTTTCTATGTTCTTTTCAACtggtttttcaattttcaatcttGGAAATAATTTGAGAAGCAGAGGAAGTTTCAAGACTGAACCACACTGGATAAGAAAAATTACAACCAACCATTTGGTTTAACAAAGAACTCGACATTGATGCCATGAAAGAAACATGGAATCTTACTTCTCCCAAAGTTCATACTTTACTATGCAAATGTCTTCAATCCCATATTCCTCAGAGGCATATTTCTCTAGAATCCATTCTTGCTTGAAGTGGCTTTGGAGCTTGAATCCTTTCACAGCTGTAAGAACATGATGGTGCCAAAGTAAGAAATTATCCTTATCGATTTACTGAAACTATGTTTGCACAACATCATGAAGTTTGTTCTAATATATCTAAGGAAGAGGAAATGGAGAACTTTTAATGGACCAGAAAATTCCGAGTTGATGACTTATATACGATTGAATTACATGTAACTCTAGCAATAACTTCACAACTGAGTAATAGAATGCACATGCGCAATCTCAACTGCTCTAGCTGACTTCTAATTAGCCTGTTATTTCTACAATATTATAGGAGAATATATTAGAAATATATTTTGAAAAGGATGAATATTTAAACATGAATCTAAGCATGGTGTAATTACATTTTGCTGCCAAATACACTTTTGTCACATTTGGAAATAAGTGGTCTATGGTATTTTCTTCAATGCAAACCACAGCTTTCATGCACGTTCGTGAATGGCTATCCACGTTACTGGAAAAACCAATTTTAACTAAGAAGTTTCTGTGTTGAGTTCTCTTTCAGTTAAACATGATAGAGTTATATATATCTAATTAAatttagagtttaattttgatgcactatTAGTGTAAAATTTCTTCAAACACAACATTCAATCATTTAATCAAAAAcagttaaattattttttattttaattaaatgctTATTTTCTGATATGATGTTCAATttttggatgtctgtgtaaagaAATTATACACTAACAATACATACAAATTATAACCTTGCAGGagtgttttttttattgacATAGCACAATAATATTGGTGGGATAGGAAGTGAGACACCATTTGGAGAAGGAGGATCACAATCATGTTCTGACATGTTCGCTTCCATTAATAAGCATCACCTAACTTTAAGTAAGATACAAGTCAATATTTAAATGGAAGGAGCATGTAGTACCAAATTAAGACAAGAGGGAGTGAACATTGTGATTAGTGTGAATCCAAGTGAATCCACGCCATATATGATCAAATGCTCAAAAGGAGCTTAACTTCTTTCACTCGCTCACACACACTACATCAGGGTTATAAACTATTATTGTACCCGAAtgttaactcaagtggtaagagttaggagacataagggttgagtgAGATGAAAGGTGTAGGGTCCAGGGTTTGAATCCTGAtgagagactaatttactaacattactaacaactaacattttccaataaaaaaacttttaaaattattatatatttaattatatccATAATTAAAAATTAGCCGTCTTTTTATAAATTTAGTGCTAATATattcagttttgatttattCACACCAAATTTTCTCTTCAACAATCTTCTTCATTTGATTGATGCCTAGAGGAGATGATTTTTACTGTTGCTGAGCATTTATTTGAGTACTGGTGCTGCTGTTCTAGAGGGCTGGCTCATACAAACTAAAATGTGTTGTTGCTGTTGGGTGCTTCTATGAGGATGCTGTTATGGAAATTGTTGTTGATTTTATGTTTGTGGCTTTGCTGATGTGCTTTTTATTGCTGCTGAATATCATTTAAGGTGCTGGTGCTGTTGGTTCACACAAAACAAATTGGTGTTGCTGCAAATTGCAATTATAAGTTGCGGGTGTGCAAAATGGTGGAGGATCTTATTCTTGTATTTGTTAGCAACAAGTGTTATAGGATATGTGCATACTACCTTGATGTTGGTCATTTGTATGTAATTTTGGGACCATGATAGCTGCTACTAGATTATAAATTTGTATTCAGATGCAGAATGGCTTTCCCAGGATTGTGTACtttttttccttgctaggtttttttcccattgggttttgcCTAGCAAGGTTTTACTGAGGCTCTTTCTTGGGAACTATCCATAGTCATTttgtgggttggtggtgggtttattTTCTTTAGGGCA
This portion of the Lotus japonicus ecotype B-129 chromosome 3, LjGifu_v1.2 genome encodes:
- the LOC130742857 gene encoding 30S ribosomal protein S20, chloroplastic-like isoform X1: MLGVIEKLVSRRQLFLRTKAYNLNQSLKARDIAAVSCSWLTLPSKIKVLSLADSSSSSSISNPASLSFCRNISHTVFSQSSMSLSSVGVAASKEKVDSVVKRGRQAKNRRNNNRARKSLIKTRTKKALEALESLKNKKDAQPEEILPIEKLIREAYSVIDKAVRVGTMHRNTGERRKSRLARSKKLVEIHHGWYTPGSEGSV
- the LOC130742857 gene encoding 30S ribosomal protein S20, chloroplastic-like isoform X2, which translates into the protein MADTSLQNQGSMSLSSVGVAASKEKVDSVVKRGRQAKNRRNNNRARKSLIKTRTKKALEALESLKNKKDAQPEEILPIEKLIREAYSVIDKAVRVGTMHRNTGERRKSRLARSKKLVEIHHGWYTPGSEGSV